Proteins co-encoded in one Oreochromis aureus strain Israel breed Guangdong linkage group 3, ZZ_aureus, whole genome shotgun sequence genomic window:
- the LOC120437688 gene encoding Fc receptor-like protein 2 — translation MEVRFATIRLLINVLMLLVIVVEYSDSQTYYSGFPQVVPNRQQFFQSEPIMISCEGLNGLIGWRVMKKTKGDVRTCASTWKTSTGPCNIINAYPSTDSGEYWCEYEEKQKSNSVNITVSDLESHVILELPVYPVIEGENMALHCRKKDSNSNYTAKFYKNGISIGSSSSGNIMIPTVSKSDEGLYKCSIADTGESPESWLNIKAHGLSQPTGLIVLRSIGLISLFGTFLLSVGLPRYWKHKLSLEVQNMGIEQLPENSTLMNQQYGSRGSKKNDTLGCSANPEVPPDFHGTLDVVELSWLTRLYRAFRNTVRV, via the exons ATGGAGGTCAGATTTGCCACCATCAGACTCT TGATAAATGTTCTGATGCTGTTGGTTATAGTAGTCGAATACAGTGATTCTCAAACATACT ATTCAGGTTTTCCTCAAGTTGTTCCAAACAGACAGCAGTTCTTTCAATCAGAACCTATCATGATCAGCTGTGAAGGGCTAAATGGGCTGATTGGATGGAGAGtgatgaaaaagacaaaaggagATGTTAGAACATGTGCTTCAACCTGGAAAACATCCACTGGACCTTGCAATATTATTAATGCATATCCATCAACAGACAGCGGAGAATACTGGTGTGaatatgaagaaaaacaaaaaagcaactcTGTCAACATCACTGTATCTG ATTTAGAGAGTCATGTAATTCTGGAGCTTCCTGTCTATCCTGTGATTGAGGGAGAAAATATGGCCTTGCATTGTAGAAAAAAGGATTCGAACTCCAACTACACTGCAAAATTCTATAAAAATGGCATCTCCATTGGGAGCAGCTCATCAGGAAACATAATGATTCCTACTGTGTCCAAATCTGATGAAGGACTCTACAAATGTAGTATTGCTGATACTGGAGAATCACCAGAGAGCTGGCTTAACATCAAAG cACATGGGCTTTCTCAACCCACCGGACTTATTGTGCTGCGCTCTATTggtctcatttctttgtttggGACTTTTCTTCTGTCGGTGGGACTGCCACGATATTGGAAACATAAACTGTCATTAGAG gtccagaacatgggaatagagcagctgccagagaattcaacattaatgaatcaacagtacggaagtagaggaagcaagaagaatga caccctgggctgctctgccaatccagaggtaCCGCCCGATTTCCATGGAACATTGGATGTTGTAgagctgtcttggttgacacgcctctacagagcATTCAGGAACACTGTGCGAGTCTAA